A genome region from Flavobacterium sp. CFS9 includes the following:
- a CDS encoding toxin-antitoxin system YwqK family antitoxin, with the protein MISKKIIAGLLLLNTFFAVAQEVNKLDTDGKKDGVWKGIYEVSKRPRYEGTFSHGRETGVFKFFDDTKKGDVVATRDFTANDGSSYTIFYDQNKNKVSEGKEIGKSREGEWKYYHKASKAIMTLEKYKAGKLEGTRTVYYPDSKIAEEMTYKEGLKEGVYKKYGQNGILLEQSTFKNNEYSGDAVFYDSDGVVASKGKFTKGKKSGMWQFYFKGKLTKEVNMSDPKSSYKADSKPKTE; encoded by the coding sequence ATGATTTCAAAAAAAATAATAGCCGGATTACTTTTATTAAATACCTTTTTTGCAGTAGCACAGGAGGTTAATAAATTGGATACTGACGGGAAAAAGGACGGAGTTTGGAAAGGAATTTATGAAGTTTCTAAACGTCCTCGTTACGAAGGAACTTTTAGCCATGGAAGAGAAACCGGAGTGTTTAAATTTTTTGATGATACTAAAAAAGGAGATGTTGTAGCAACTCGCGATTTTACAGCTAATGATGGAAGTTCGTATACTATTTTTTACGATCAGAATAAAAATAAAGTAAGCGAAGGAAAAGAGATCGGTAAGTCACGTGAAGGTGAGTGGAAGTACTATCATAAAGCTTCGAAAGCCATCATGACGCTTGAAAAATACAAAGCGGGAAAATTAGAAGGAACAAGAACAGTTTATTACCCGGATTCTAAAATTGCTGAGGAAATGACTTATAAGGAAGGTCTGAAAGAGGGTGTTTATAAGAAGTACGGGCAAAACGGAATTCTATTAGAACAAAGTACCTTTAAAAATAACGAGTACAGTGGTGATGCTGTTTTTTATGACTCTGACGGAGTTGTGGCATCTAAAGGAAAATTTACGAAAGGTAAAAAATCCGGGATGTGGCAGTTTTACTTTAAAGGAAAATTGACCAAGGAAGTTAATATGAGTGATCCTAAAAGCAGTTATAAGGCCGATTCAAAGCCTAAAACGGAATAG